Proteins found in one Panthera tigris isolate Pti1 chromosome B3, P.tigris_Pti1_mat1.1, whole genome shotgun sequence genomic segment:
- the PTGER2 gene encoding prostaglandin E2 receptor EP2 subtype: protein MGNISNDSWPEDCGSRQWLPSGESPAISSVMFSAGVLGNLIALALLARRWRGDAGRSAGRGNSVSLFHVLVTELVFTDLLGTCLISPVVLASYARNQTLVALAPESRACTYFAFAMTFFSLATMLMLFAMALERYLSIGHPYFYQRRVTRRSGLAVLPTIYAVSLLFCSLPLLNYGQYVQYCPGTWCFIEHGQTTYLQLYATLLLLLIVAVLACNFSVILNLIRMHRRSRRSRCGPSLGSCRDAPGARRRGERLSMAEETDHLILLAIMTITFAVCSLPFTIFAYMNETSSRKEKWDLQALRFLSINSIIDPWVFAILRPPVLRLMRSVLCCRVSLRTQDAAQTSCSIQSNASK from the exons ATGGGCAATATCTCCAATGACTCCTGGCCCGAGGACTGCGGGTCCCGGCAGTGGCTCCCCTCCGGCGAAAGCCCGGCCATCAGCTCGGTGATGTTCTCGGCCGGGGTGCTGGGGAACCTCATCGCTCTGGCGCTGCTGGCGCGCCGCTGGCGGGGGGACGCGGGACGCAGCGCGGGACGCGGGAACTCGGTCTCCTTGTTCCACGTGCTGGTGACAGAGCTGGTGTTCACCGACCTGCTTGGGACCTGCCTCATCAGCCCGGTGGTGCTGGCTTCCTACGCTCGGAACCAGACCCTGGTGGCTCTGGCGCCTGAGAGCCGTGCGTGCACCTACTTCGCCTTCGCCATGACCTTCTTCAGCCTGGCCACGATGCTCATGCTCTTCGCCATGGCCCTGGAGCGCTACCTGTCCATCGGGCACCCCTACTTCTACCAGCGTCGTGTCACGCGCCGCAGCGGCCTGGCAGTGCTGCCCACCATCTACGCCGTCTCCCTACTCTTTTGCTCGCTGCCGTTGCTGAACTACGGGCAGTACGTCCAGTACTGCCCCGGGACGTGGTGCTTCATCGAGCACGGCCAGACTACGTACCTGCAGTTGTATGCCACCCTGCTGCTCCTCCTCATCGTCGCGGTGCTCGCCTGCAACTTCAGCGTCATCCTCAACCTCATCCGCATGCACCGTCGGAGCAGGAGAAGCCGCTGCGGGCCCTCCTTGGGCAGCTGCCGGGACGCCCCTGGGGCCCGCAGGAGAGGGGAAAGGCTGTCCATGGCGGAGGAGACAGACCACCTCATTCTCCTGGCTATTATGACCATCACCTTTGCTGTGTGCTCCTTGCCTTTCACA ATTTTTGCATACATGAATGAAACCTCTTCCCGAAAAGAAAAGTGGGACCTCCAAGCTCTTAGATTTTTATCCATCAATTCAATAATTGACCCTTGGGTCTTTGCCATCCTTCGGCCTCCTGTTCTGAGACTAATGCGTTCAGTCCTGTGTTGTCGGGTTTCATTAAGAACACAAGATGCAGCACAGACTTCCTGTTCTATACAGTCAAATGCCAGTAAATAG